The Rhinatrema bivittatum chromosome 10, aRhiBiv1.1, whole genome shotgun sequence DNA segment CCTTAGCGACATAATAAAGCGGTTATCAATCTATTAAATTCTTCAGGGAATCTGAACCTTCGAAGGTATGAAAAAGGTAAGGCCACTGaaccctgtcaaatgctttttttgTGTCTAGAGCTAAGATGGCCCCAGATAAATTCCTCACTTGCATTAAATGTTTAAAGTTAAGTAATCTGTGGGTACTGTGTTGAGCTTCTTCCTTTTATAAAACCTGTTTGATCTCCCCTGATAAACTGTAGTACTGTATCTTCTATTCGTTGTTGCAATTTTTTGGCCAATATTTTGACATCCAAATTGATAAGTGATATTGGTCTATATGAGTCCACATGTAGCTCATCCCTCCAGTtaggtcaaatttgcagatagaaAATCTGGGAATAACTAGTATACAATTGATACTAAACAAATAACTAGTTATGATTAGATTCTTTACTGCAAAACAATTCACTGTAAGTGAGATAGCTGTATTGTGAAATTTAACTATTaaaattttaaactttatttattatcacaattatttagaaaaaaatttttttaatagagagtattggcaagagatccaAATATTTCAGAAACTTATGAGCCAATTGTTACAATCACTGGTCTTTTactctctttatttttttataaaaaatgctTGAAGTCATTTTCTATTGATTACTGCTTATAGTGCAGCTGTGTTTCCAATTAAAGTTCTTGTAATGTCTCTGCTGGTTCTTACTTTCACAAAGCCGCCAATTTTGTTATCTGCAGTTGATGTAAATCTTTCATATGGCAATGTCTTCAATTATTGCAAGCCTTTACTATAATTAAAAGCTTTCGtcgcagcaaatcatcaatattTTGCTTAAACCCTTCTTGAATTCTGGACGTAAAAACTTCACACCGTTCCGAACTTCCTTGCATTTAACAGAACATAATTCTGTATGTCCTGTAACGGGTACTTAATTCCCGACAAGATTCCGACATGATTTAACAGCAAGGCACTTATCTTTATGCTTGTTCTGAATCATTTTTTCTCATGACAGCATTGCCGTGTCTTTCACCAACCAAAAGAAAGGGGTACCGACAAAATTAGTCTGCCCTGATGCAGCATTGAAGCGAAACGTTGGCCACGTTGGCTGCGGCCAAACAGTACATCATATTGGCGAAAGGCACGGCAATGCTGTCATGAGAAAAAACGATTCAGAACAAGCATAAAGATAAGTGCCTTGCTGTTAAATCATGTTGAGATCTTGTCGGGAATTAAGTACCCGTTACAGGACATACAGAATTATGTTCTGTTAAATGCTGGTagtgcaagcgtgcgatagctttagaaaataacccccaaagttagcagcttagcactgattttcagaactaggcacctaatttagaagCTTAAACCTAGACAAATTGCATAGCAAACCTAACTTTTAGGAGCccaaatttatgtgaattttcagctgaaaaattaGGCTCTTAATTTTGGCGGAAATTAAACATATAATTTAggatctgattcactaagggtgtTTCCCATATactcaaaatgggagaaaagccttaatgaatctggctttTAAGAACTTAAATTTAAAAGCTTGGCtatttttgaatatcagcctttatgtgcatacattagtAAATGTGTGTGGATAGATTTGGTTTGATAATTTTCAACTGGAAagtcttttcctttgaaaatggtaTAATCTTAAGGTATAATCATACAAGAGAGGCCAAACACCACAATCAAATAATCAGAATACCAGAAAACAGTGCATACAAAGGAGCAAAACACATCACAAGTGGGAAAAACTCAAATAGGATTTACAAAAATTGTGCAGCAagagtcaagaaagcaaacagaatgctagagattattaggaaaggaatggagaataaaacagagaatattataatgcatCTATATCACTCAATGGTGCGACCtaaaggaactgggaaaactgataaCTGTGTTGGCACacatctaataaaatccccccatttatgcggtagaagtggcatttgtgtgcatatgcacgtgcctacttaaaattgcgcacacgtgcagcctattttataccatatgcgcatatacgtgcgtatgttataaaatggctgtatcCCTGGGCATGAGCCAGCATGGCGCGCGTATgtgtggctgtttcaaagttaccgtcgcTATTGGCTACCCCTAAATAATCAACCAGCCCCCTAGAGAGAAACATATAAACTAGAAATGTTCCAACTCTATGAAAAAGGAGTTCTAAAAAAAGGTCTCTTTTGTGTAGATATCTTTTGGGTACTCAAGATTTCTTTTACTTGCCCTTTAAGATTTCACTCAATTTAATTACAATAAAAAGTCTACTGCACCATAAAATATACCTGCACTCTGAATCCTTACCTGGATGTACAATAGGAAGAGTTTCCAAAATGCTGGTAGAAGAATCTAACCACATCATGTGGTCAATCATGGACACATTGTTCAAATACGGTTTATAGCAACCCGATATAAAGATACAGAGCAAGAGGTGGCGAGCGGGCCTCTATGACAACTGATTACCCTTAGGAAgcttccaaatttttttttatttttttttaataatttagatGGATTCAATCAGTTCCAGATTTAATTTTCTCTTCAATATCAAATTGGATCATATGCATAGCAGgcccttttcatttttaaaaatatttatttttttaatttccttctgTTCCCTATTTCTAAGATCATTTTGGTCACATTTTACCAAAGTGGATACTAGGGTTAATGTAACTTTAAACTGACAAATATTGTACATTACAGAATTATATGAAAGACCAGTGCTTCAAAAATACATTCAGAATATTCATTACTTGGTTGAGCAGATACTAAGAATGTTCCAGAAAAGAAGAGCTTTCCCTGAAGGGAATATGTGAACTGTGCTCTgtataaaaaaatatgttttggaGCACTGACCCTTGTCTGAGAAGACGCAAGCAACTGTGACATTCAGCAAAAGACAAGGCATAAGTACATAACGCTTAGGAAAAGATTTGACTGATGAAGAAAGTGCACATTAAAACTTAGCATCACAAAGGCCTGACTCGTTGGTGAAGATGAGAATTTATCTTTACAATTATTTGCATagtgtatatttttattattcGTTTCACCTACCTTAAAGAAGAATCCACAGCACAATTTTTCGTCCTCATCAAAATTCTCATCATCACCCTCATCATCATTGTTATCATGAGGCACCACATCTGGTGGCTGCAGATCTGAGAGGGAGACTTCAATCAGGTTGGCATTTTTAGCAACAGTCCCCACAGGCTCACTCAGTTGGTTTTTTGGTGTAAGTCGTACAATTTCTGTGACAGGTTGGGATAAATAGTCTGAAATCTTAGACTCAAAAGACTTGATCTCTTCTTTAGATTTTGTTGAATattcttttaaagttatttcTTTTCCTGATTCTTCTTCTGTTACTTCCTCTGCAGGTCTATCTTCTTCAAAAAGATTTGCATTTTTCTGAGGTTCAAATGTAGGTTGTCCATCATctccaaaacaaacaaatgatgtgGTTTGAGTCTGACTTGGCGAAAACCTTCTGAGGCGAGGAAGACTATCTACTGACTGTGGAGGTGTCAAAGTGCGATTCAAAGGTGCTATTTTGAGCTCATTTGGCCTAGGAGTCCTTTGGGCTTTGTTAGGGAAAGAAACTGCCTTCCTGGTAGAAGTCTGTGGAGATCGGTGAGAAGGACGCGGAGATTCTACAGTGAATGAAGCACCTGGAGATCCTGATCCAGCTGACCTTACTGAAGATCTAATCTCCCGAATTTGTTTCTGAGGAGAGGGCTGTGGTGGAGAAATTACCCAAGCCTGTTCTCTCATTTGCATCAGCATATCTTGCTGCAAGGCTAAACGTTGCATTTCTTGCTGTAGGAAGTGTAGAGAAGAATTTAGTTTTTCAATAGATTTTGTGTATTCCCCAATCTCTCCATCACTTAATGTTTCTTCTGTGGGACTTTGCAAGGTCCATTGCTTTTCTCCTTCTATTGGTGTGACAGGGGACTTTAGAAATTTGGGCTGCAAATATTCTCCGCTTTCTGCCATTTCTGCTGCAGACTTAACAATTTGTTCATctgttttttgcactttttctggCAAGGTTTTTAACCTGCTATTATCGGCCAAAGGTTTTTCATTTTCGGCTCTAGCTGCTTCTTCCTGAAGAGGGGATATGGCATCACCTTTCTTTTTAACTACAGTAAGAAATGCTGTCCTTCCCATTTTTTGTCTCTGTTTGGTAAATGCAGCTTCAACTTTCTTTTTCTGAGCTTCAATTGCTCGCCTTTTCTCTTCCAGCTTCATCCTAAGCTGCACCATTTCTGATGCAAGTAACTGAGTAGTGTCTCTTCCTTGTGGGGCGGGGCTTTCCTCAGGAATCTGACACCAAGAAACAACATGAGGAATATTGAGCTCAGAGCCTTCTGGAGTGGTTTTCTGAGAACTACTTGGACTGCTTCTACTGTCTGTATTGTTCAGTTTCCTGAATTTTTGCTCAGCAAAGCTCGTCATTTTAATACCAGAACTTGAAGACGCACTGCTGCCAGCTTGCGATTTGATACTTATTGAGCTCGGACATGGACTTAACGGTTCCAGGTGACTGTTAGCTGGTATATCGTAATCCTGATGCGATTTAGCAGGTTCCTCCAAATCAGAGTCCATACTCACAGTGTAATCTCTCAAAGAAGAATCCTCATCCATGGTTTCTGGAATGTCTTCTGAAGGAACATGAATTCCTGTGTCCACCTCTGTGTTGTCAGTCACAGGACTTAGGGCACCTTTTGTATCTGCAATAATGTCAGGACTAACTATAGTAAAACCAGGCTGAATTATTTTTAGATTTGAATTAAGGAGGCTCACATCCTGGCTATGGAGAAAAAAACCATTTGTGCCTTGGTTTGACTGCAAAACATGGGGAGGTTCTTCAGGATCATGAATTATCTGTAAAGCTTCTTCGATGCTTGGCGTCCCTATCTGGTTATTAAATTCATCTATAGCTGCCCTGTTTTCTAATGGCCCATTTGGAAGCCTGCATGGATTACTTTCATTAAGGTTCATTTGTTTTATGACAAGAGGTATATTGGTTGTTGGAGTACTGTGACCTATTAGATCCTTCTCCTCATCAATATTTTCAGAATCGCCTTGTCCATTTACTGGCTGGAAGGACATATTTTTTCGAATATGTTTGGGAATTCGATTAAGGTTTACTGTAAGACCCTCATTGCTCATAGACCTAGTAATTGCTCTGTTTGATGGAGATACATGTATGCTATTTTCTTTATCAAAGGAAATatcaaatgaaactccatggaCTGAAGACCTAAAGAAAATTGTAGAGgaaaaacaaattgtaaaaaagaaaaaatatatttttttacagttttatttTAGGTTAGAAAATATTCTATATCTAGATCTGATAAAGAAGAATTTATGTTTAGCAATATTTGAACACACTTGtatcaaaattaaatatttaggcaATGTCTTAAAATCGAAACATAAAATGTCAAtatgttaaaagttaaaaaaataaaataaaatctcctcctcctctatgcTAAATTACATACAGATTCATAATCTTTTTGAGTGCatataaactgaagagtaatagTTACATCCAATTCAGAGAAGAGGATTTATAGCACTGCTATAAATGTGTATGCTCCAAATTATCTAATGTGACATGGGATCATAAGAGGCAACACTCCCAGCATCTAATtatgtttgaatattttttattgagttttacaCTACAAATATAACAAATTCCTAGGAATGATGATGTCTTATCCATTACCCAGGAATGCATTACACAACTGAGAACATTCAAATGGGAAAAAGTTTACAATGAAGCATTTCCCCCCACTTCCCACCTATCCTTTCCCTCCCATCTTCtcaatccaaaaaaataaaaaaaaccccgtcCTTCAGGTACTAACAATTTCTTCCTAGTGTTCAGTGGACTCTTCCTATATGGTAGATATATCGTTAACAATCCTACTGCGAGCCACATGTCCCAAACCTTCAAGAAAGTAAACTTAGTTTTTGAGAGATCCCAGCATGTAATTAAATCCTTTCAAAGCATCTACAAATTTTACTTTTTCCAGGCACTTTAATTTTCTATTTTGATTATTAAAAACTAAGAAATACAAATCCCACCTTCTAGTATAGTAGAAAAATCCAGTGGGGCTTTCCTAAGTCAGAGCACACCCTAcaatgaacataagatatgcagtGCTCAACCAGTTCAGTGAACTAAATGACAGAagtgtttattacattttatgtCATTAAGAAGTTTTATTTGCATACCTTTTCTCTTTGGGCCATGTTCCTACATATCCATCCatgtaagacagagatgtggacCTTTTAATTATTCCtaacaggaaaaaacaaaagtAGGAAAAAATCTTCTGCGAAGCACATTATGCACCTAAAGAGTGAGGCTATAAATGAAGAGATGAAAATGCTATGCTCTGATTGGCCAGCTCTGCCCACCACACCCCTGAAATCGATGTATTATCCAACTGGTGAAGAAACAGAGAGCATCCCCTACTGCATCTTACCCATAACTTATCGACAATGAAAAATGGGAACATGAATGATTGCACTGCCTGTTGCCATATTTTTTCCAAActgaaaattcaaaatgctaCTGCCAATATGAACATGGGAAGGGGGCCCTAAACAAACACTTCTGATTGGCTCTTCCTCGGACAGTAAAATTTCATTGGCAGATTCCCTAGTGACTCAATGAGAGGGGCTCTGCTACTGGCTAGGGCTTGCTGAAAGGCTCCAAGAAATGAGCAGTGCTACTGAAATAGGGGTCTGTACTCGCTCTGCTGCTTCTCACACTGTCACTGCTGACAGAACAGCTACCACGGGCTCATCCACTCACAAGCACCAGAACAGAAGCAATCTCACCGACCTCTCTCATGTCCCAGCAACTTATTGTTTTCAGCTGAAGCAGGTACAGAGGGGCATTTTGTTCTCATTACTTGGGGAAGGGAACACCTCTACCACATGGTAAACCTCTGAAATTCTAAACGGTCagctgtttgtttatttgttgttttgttttttttttactactaatAGCATGAAGGCCCTTATTAATCCACGAAGAACTACCAGGAGGTGAACTATCAATACTGGTCCTTATTGGATGAATAGCAGTGTGCATAGTCAGGGGCTTGCTGCGTAACTTTTAGAGCATGCTAATGATTTTAGTTTGCTTTTTGAATAGGTAACAAATTAAATTAAGTCATATTCATATTAAAGATTCAGTGATTCAGATAATTTAGCATTCATTTATAATCCCAAACATGAAAGAAGTATTGTTGGCACATTAACATAACAAAATCATACAACCAAATCATCTGACAAACAACACGGCATTACCTGCAGCCTGAGATGGAGGTTGGTCTGGCGTCTGCCTATCATGCAAAAGAAGAAGAGATGGTGAAACGGCTGAATGAGCTGAGAGAAGCACTTTAACATAATCCAGATAATACAGTGGGCAGCAAAGACCCTGATAATGTAATGTTTAATGCAGCCTGGCACTAGTAACACATTATTAAAATAAATTACAGACAGCTAGTTCACAATTCACATCTGATACCAGGCATGTTCGGGAAatcatacatagtaacatagtaaatgtcagcagaaaaagacccacacgctccatccagtctgctcattttttggggttttttttttgagtaattgttgttctgtgcaggttaccctagtCAATACAAAGTACTCTTTACTTCATCTCTATTATTTACTCCTCTATGCTTTTTACCGTTCTTGTCCTCACTGCCTCTTCTGGGaaagcattccatgcatccaccactctttccatggagaaatatttcctaacattggtcCTGATTTGACCCCCTTGgggcttcatattatgacccccatctacagttttctttccatcgaaaaaggtttgatttctgtgaattaatacctttcaggtatttaaaaatctatATCATATCACTCCCCGCCTCCAGTGTATAAATATTTAAGTCTTTCAAGCTCCTCCTTCTGCTGCAGGCTCCACACCATTTTAATCGCCTTTCTCTGGAGCGTGTCAAtcttctctatcctttttgagataacgctctccagaaccgaacacagttctccagatgaggcctcagcAATGACCTTTATTGGACATTATtacttccttttttctgctggttatgcctctctctatgcagcctatcatccctctggccttagctagtgccttgtcacactgcttcgtcatGAAGTCTCTCTCCCAGACCATGCGCAGCAGACTTTTGCTCCTCATCCTGCACCTCAAAAGCGTGACTCGGCaccttcttggcactgaatcccagctgccaaacctttgaccattcctcacattttcttaaattgcttgtcattttctctgctcctttgggcgtgttcactctgttgcaggtcttagtatcacccggaaaaacacaaaacatttcCTTCTAACTCTTCCACAATaccgctcacaaagatattgaacagaactgggcCCAGAAGCAATCCCTGAGTTACTTCACTTATGATTCTTTTCTCCAAAAACTAGATTCCATTTATGACTACTTACTACTGACTGTCAGTCAAATCAATTTCTGATCCCTTCCACTACCATGGGACCCATTCCCAGGCTTTTCAATTTGTTCACAAACTTCCTATGCCGGACtgtatgaaaagctttgctgaaatccagataaatcacatcaagtgctcttccttgatctaattctctagtcatccaatcaaagtcTGATTTGTCTGGCATGATTTTCCTCTGGTATAgccatgttgccttggatcatTCAACCCCCCCATATTGCGAAttgtttactatcctttccttcagaagtgTCTTCATTAGTTTTTCCTCCACCATAAGTTTTGTAATTCCTATATAAAGAGCcaaactctgggatgtatatgaTCTGCCCCAGTAGATTttcttctctttagtttgtcaatttgcccttgtacatcttccagattcactgagatttgtttcagttcctctgaatcatcacctttgaatataatttgaatataatttctggccccatggggcctgatgaggttcatcccaggatactgaaggagctcagagatgtgctggcgggtccactgtgtgacctgttcaatagatccctagaaacaggagtggtgatAAGTGATtcgagaagagcggtggtggtcccgcttcacaagagtgggaacagagaagaggctggtaactacagaccggttagcctcacttcggtggtgggaaaagtaatggaggtTATCAGGTGTAGAAaggtcagaattttttttttttttttggagactcTGTTCATGGGGTGAACTAGTCCCAGATCTCTAGTGTAGCAGTGGCtaactctgatcctcaagagcctcaaacaggcctggtttttcaagatatccataatgaatatgcatgacatacatTTGAATACAATGTATgtaggtagtgcatgcaaatgtatctcatgcatatttattgtggatatccttaaaatcagacctgttttatggctcttgaggaccaaagATAGCCACCTCTGCTCTAGTATATGGATGGGTGACAAACTTATCTTTGTGTGGGGATGTTCTGGTAGTGTTGATGGAGGTCCTCGATTTTGTTCTTAAATGATGTAAAATCATTTTATGTTAGTTTAGATTGAGAAGTATGATTCTGTTGAAGTGGGGGATGTAGCAGGCCATTTATTATTTCAAATAGTTGTTTAATTGGGCTTGAAGATTTAGTGCATTGTGAGAAGACTTTTTTGGCCTTTAAGGCAGTTTACATTTACTTCTGTCTTCCTCATGGAGTGTTTTACaccatttcttctttttctctattTCCTTGTTGTTTTACAatttgaaggggttttttttgtttgtttgttttttgttttgtttttttttttaaagagtaccAGGGCGAGTATTTGTGAGAAAAGCACAGGACTTTTATTTGAGGTGCAATTTTGTCCAGGGCCAAAACATGTATTTGTACCTTAAGCTTGTTTCCTCCAAAACCTACCATTTTAACTGTATTTAGCATCCAAGTTCAtctgtatttaatatttataacaAGACTTATTTCAAAATGTTAAACGGAACAGCCAGCAAGAGGAGCACAAATCATCAAAAAGCAAAGCAGCCACATTTATGCTTCCTTGGGCCCACTTTCCTCACAGGGGGCATTTCACATTTGTCACAATTGGTGTGCCTAGATCATCTCTCCTAAAGACTTAAGAAAGGAGGAGGATGGGTCACAGGTGCAAATTTTAGCGTTAAACTTCCAAGGATGTTTTATTTGgctctttatatttatttatttatttatttatttatttaaaagcttttatataccgaagatcatgtactagtacatatcgcttcggtttacatataaccagaATTATAAATACCATGGGCATggtgtacatggaacaataaacaaattataataataatagtagtagtaataatagtaataatactaataaacaataataaacaataaaaccTGAGCAAGCAAAAAACAGGGTACACCTTGAATAAGTAGTACAATGAAGTATTATGCAAGGAGAACATTAAATATGTGCGGTACAGTTAAGGTTGTGGAGGACTTTATTATTAGCATGGGACTTTAGGTGAAGGCTTCCGTTAAATATGTTAAAAGGAAATGGGAAGAAGCAAATAATTACAGATATAAAACTCCTACCAGGGCAAATATAGGAGAAGACCCTCCCATACCTGGAGGAAGTGGCATTTCCGGAGCCCCCGGACTCAAAGATGTTTCAGTGACTAT contains these protein-coding regions:
- the CAMSAP2 gene encoding calmodulin-regulated spectrin-associated protein 2 isoform X6, with amino-acid sequence MIDTLMMAYTVEMVSIEKVLACTQQYSPLFQATDMPYDIEDAIMYWINKVNGHLKEIMEQEQKLKEQHDLVPPGSQKSPTKWYWKLVPARYRKEPTLLRQLPCIPLVENLLKDGTDGCGLAALIHFYCPDIVKMEDICLKETMSLADSLYNLQLIQEFSQEYLNCCCHFTLEDMLYASSSVKGNYLVFMAELFWWFEVVKPSFVQPRVIDLQADLVRTVNDDSSPPIVNASRRNFVEGSPASDSAAGQTPDQPPSQAAGIIKRSTSLSYMDGYVGTWPKEKRSSVHGVSFDISFDKENSIHVSPSNRAITRSMSNEGLTVNLNRIPKHIRKNMSFQPVNGQGDSENIDEEKDLIGHSTPTTNIPLVIKQMNLNESNPCRLPNGPLENRAAIDEFNNQIGTPSIEEALQIIHDPEEPPHVLQSNQGTNGFFLHSQDVSLLNSNLKIIQPGFTIVSPDIIADTKGALSPVTDNTEVDTGIHVPSEDIPETMDEDSSLRDYTVSMDSDLEEPAKSHQDYDIPANSHLEPLSPCPSSISIKSQAGSSASSSSGIKMTSFAEQKFRKLNNTDSRSSPSSSQKTTPEGSELNIPHVVSWCQIPEESPAPQGRDTTQLLASEMVQLRMKLEEKRRAIEAQKKKVEAAFTKQRQKMGRTAFLTVVKKKGDAISPLQEEAARAENEKPLADNSRLKTLPEKVQKTDEQIVKSAAEMAESGEYLQPKFLKSPVTPIEGEKQWTLQSPTEETLSDGEIGEYTKSIEKLNSSLHFLQQEMQRLALQQDMLMQMREQAWVISPPQPSPQKQIREIRSSVRSAGSGSPGASFTVESPRPSHRSPQTSTRKAVSFPNKAQRTPRPNELKIAPLNRTLTPPQSVDSLPRLRRFSPSQTQTTSFVCFGDDGQPTFEPQKNANLFEEDRPAEEVTEEESGKEITLKEYSTKSKEEIKSFESKISDYLSQPVTEIVRLTPKNQLSEPVGTVAKNANLIEVSLSDLQPPDVVPHDNNDDEGDDENFDEDEKLCCGFFFKDDHKEENDMAVKRAALLEKRMRREKENQLRKQELEAELELKKEEARRKSEEERQKKEDERARREYIKQEYLRRKQLKLMEEMDTVIKPRTNLSKHKKPRPKSLHRDQIESPKTPVRGPPGSRINRVFSVSSLSLASLNTGDNESIHSGKRTPRSESVEGFLSPSRCGSRNGDKDWENASTTSSVASATEYTGPKLYKEPSAKSNKHIIQNALAHCCLAGKVNEGQKKKILEEMEKCNANNFLILFRDSGCQFRSLYTYCPETEDINKLTGIGPRSITRKMIEGLYKYNSDRKQFSHIPAKTMSASVDAITIHSHLWQTKRPVTPKKVLPAKA